A genomic segment from Candidatus Eremiobacteraceae bacterium encodes:
- a CDS encoding DUF4386 domain-containing protein: MHPIDKAARIAGVLYLLLIAIGPFSLIYVPNTIIVSDNAAATAAHILAHETVFRLGILGDLVSGTVFLFLVFALYRLFKSVDQDLAAMLVVLGGLMQTPIYFLNSLNWIAALTLVNGSDYLGVFSKAQLDALAMLFIHLHSQGNVVSLIFAGLWLFPFGILVIRSGFLPRFLGIWLIAEGFAWPILSLTGLFAPQYQDTVFTYSQPLFFAEIAIMLWMLIMGAKIRPPAIAAT, from the coding sequence TTGCATCCAATCGATAAAGCTGCGCGTATCGCGGGAGTCCTCTATCTCCTTTTGATCGCTATTGGCCCGTTTAGCCTCATATACGTTCCCAACACTATTATCGTGAGCGATAACGCCGCCGCGACCGCCGCTCACATCTTGGCTCACGAGACGGTATTTCGTCTGGGCATCCTCGGCGATCTGGTGAGCGGAACCGTTTTTCTTTTCCTCGTGTTCGCGCTTTACCGGCTGTTCAAGAGCGTCGACCAGGACCTCGCTGCAATGCTGGTGGTCTTGGGAGGGCTGATGCAGACTCCCATTTACTTTCTCAACTCGCTCAACTGGATCGCGGCGCTGACGCTCGTGAACGGCAGCGACTACCTTGGCGTGTTCTCGAAGGCGCAGCTCGACGCGCTCGCAATGTTGTTCATCCATCTACACTCCCAAGGAAACGTCGTCAGCTTGATATTTGCTGGGCTCTGGCTCTTCCCGTTCGGCATACTCGTGATTCGGTCGGGCTTTCTGCCGCGCTTTCTGGGCATATGGCTGATCGCCGAAGGCTTCGCCTGGCCCATCCTCAGCTTGACGGGACTGTTCGCACCGCAATACCAAGACACGGTTTTCACGTATTCGCAGCCCCTGTTTTTCGCAGAGATCGCGATCATGCTCTGGATGCTCATCATGGGCGCAAAAATTCGACCGCCGGCCATAGCTGCCACGTGA
- a CDS encoding 4'-phosphopantetheinyl transferase superfamily protein: MTPSARSGWHDLLATAVAWQLRPDEISPSGLQEGCSSWLSGDERSHWEKLQTERLRHEYIAARALCRATLSRYTGVDPSDWRFGRNMYGKPKITRPAEFTSLRFNLAHTAGLVVCLVSRAGDVGVDAEDTSRIVDVDQMARHFLAVRARSFLESVPTDRRNERFYEQWVLKEAYLKGIGKGIASAPERSTISFGENDQPMPIGSWTLFLHRPSARHVAAAAVRQRPESAPVTVNWLNADDLPGVG, encoded by the coding sequence ATGACGCCCAGCGCGAGATCCGGATGGCATGACCTGCTTGCCACCGCAGTTGCGTGGCAACTTCGTCCAGACGAGATCTCTCCCAGCGGACTGCAGGAAGGATGCTCCTCCTGGTTATCGGGCGACGAACGGTCGCACTGGGAAAAACTTCAAACGGAACGGTTGCGACACGAGTACATCGCGGCGAGAGCGTTGTGTCGCGCGACGCTGTCGCGGTACACCGGCGTCGATCCGTCCGACTGGCGTTTTGGCAGGAACATGTACGGCAAGCCGAAGATCACGAGACCGGCCGAATTCACATCCCTACGATTTAATCTGGCGCACACCGCAGGCCTGGTGGTTTGCTTGGTATCCCGCGCAGGCGACGTGGGGGTGGACGCGGAGGATACGTCACGCATCGTCGACGTCGACCAAATGGCCCGGCATTTTCTGGCTGTGCGGGCGCGATCATTTCTGGAGAGTGTACCTACGGATCGGCGAAACGAACGATTCTACGAGCAATGGGTATTGAAGGAAGCATATCTCAAGGGCATCGGAAAGGGGATTGCGTCTGCGCCGGAACGATCGACCATAAGTTTCGGCGAAAACGATCAGCCAATGCCGATCGGGAGCTGGACGTTATTCTTACATCGGCCGAGCGCAAGACATGTAGCGGCCGCGGCCGTGCGCCAGCGACCTGAATCGGCGCCCGTTACGGTCAACTGGTTGAATGCCGATGACTTACCGGGCGTGGGCTAG